The following coding sequences are from one Sesamum indicum cultivar Zhongzhi No. 13 linkage group LG11, S_indicum_v1.0, whole genome shotgun sequence window:
- the LOC110012935 gene encoding uncharacterized protein LOC110012935: MSVVSFFLLLVLCFSFHACNARILRASVSSDLTKEFQYSNSTKNDEKLNPGSSSTKPDGKNPVRDAPGDIAMEVDKMNGGYDHAAGKRHFKEKSDRVKGSEGGESESLSSVSRRVAHRKSGGKEPGFNLDYLPPRTHPPVHN, encoded by the exons ATGTCCGTTGTATCATTTTTTCTACTACTTGTTCTATGCTTTTCGTTCCATGCATGCAATGCTCGAATTCTTCGAGCTTCAGTTTCCAGTGatttaacaaaagaatttcaGTATTCGAACAGTAcg AAAAATGATGAGAAGCTGAATCCAGGGAGTTCTTCCACAAAACCTGACGGGAAAAATCCAGTGAGAGATGCTCCTGGAGACATAGCAATGGAGGTGGATAAGATGAATGGTGGATATGATCATGCGGCTGGAAAGAGGCATTTCAAGGAGAAAAGCGATCGAGTGAAAGGATCAGAGGGAGGAGAGAGTGAGTCTCTATCGTCCGTTTCGAGGAGGGTAGCTCATAGGAAAAGCGGGGGGAAGGAACCAGGATTTAACCTGGATTATCTGCCACCAAGAACGCATCCTCCTGTCCACAATTGA